GAGCTATAAAAGTTCCTGAAGCTAAAAACGAAACGTTTTTTACAAATTGATTATTTAGACCATTTAAGAGTTTCATCAATAGAAGTTGTTCGATAGAATTCGCTTCTTATCGACTCCGCAAAAATCCAAGACTACCGTCCCTTCGTTTATTTCAATAGATTTAAACTCATTATGAGCAACCAAAAAAACAACGATATCTGCCCTTTCTACCGCTTCTTGATAATTGGTTAGCTTGAATACCTTATGGCTTTCTATATTAGGTTCCACAATAAAATATTCTTCATCATTCGCATTTTGAAGTACTTTTTGAACTATATACTTTGCAGGAGATTCCCTCAAATCATCGATATTTGGTTTAAAGGCCAAGCCCATCAATGCTATGCTTGGTTTTCTTCCGTGTTTTATTTCGAACTCCAATTTGGCATTCTTAACTTTTTCAGCACACCAGAAAGACTTATAGTTATTTATCTCGCGAGCTGTCCCAATAATTTTTGACTCCATAGGGTAATCGGCAACTATAAAATAGGGGTCCACTGCGATACAATGTCCTCCAACTCCACATCCGGGTTGTAATATATTTACTCTGGGGTGTTTATTTGCAAGTTCTATCAGTTCCCAAACGTTAATGTCCGCTTTATCACAAATCAGCGATAGTTCATTTGCAAATGCTATTTGAACATCTCTAGAGGAATTTTCCACCAATTTGCACATCTCGGCTGTTCTAGCATTGGTTTTATGAAGTTGTCCCTTAATAAATTGAGAGTAAAATTCTACCGCCTTATCGGTTGATGCCTTGTCAACTCCGCCAATTACCCTATCATTATTTACCAGTTCAAACATAACATTTCCTGGGAGCACTCTTTCTGGACAGTAAGCTATGTGGAGTTGACCTTTTAGTTCCGGTCTTTTTTCAAAGATAAATTGCATCATCTTTTCAGTTGTGCCAATGGGTGATGTAGATTCAATGATATAAAGGTCTCCCTTTTTTAAAAGGGGAATGATAACCTCTGTAGCTGCATGAACGAATGACGTGTCTGGCTCATTTTTATCCTTAAAAGGTGTTGGAACCACTATAAGGTAGTTGTTAGCTTCAACAGGAGTAATATCAGCTTTTAGATATCCATCCTCTACAGCGCTTTCAACGGCTTTATCCAACTCTGGCTCAATAATATGTATTTTACCAGCATTTATGGTTTTGACAACATGTGGATTAATGTCTACCCCATGAACCGAGGTTTTGTTCTGAGCAATCAAAGCGGCAGTGGGAAGCCCAATATAACCGAGCCCCATCATCACAACTTCAGGTTTTTTATCCATTATTGAATTTTAGATATATAATCTACTATTTTTTTACATGCATTGCCATCTCCATATGGATTGTGAAGCATACTCATTTTTGAATAGGCTTGTCCATCTTCAAGCAATTTTGTTGATTCCAAAATGATTTTTTGCCTATCCGTTCCCACCAAAATCACCGTTCCAGCCTCAACCGCTTCTGGTCGCTCGGTAGTATTCCGCATAACCAAGACCGGTTTTCCCAAACTAGGTGCTTCTTCTTGTACCCCGCCACTATCCGTAATAATCATATAAGACTTGTTCATCAACCAAACAAATGCTGGATAAGACAAAGGGGAAATTAATTTAATATTATCAATATCTCCCAGCATTTCGTGGACTGGTTTTTTAACATTTGGGTTCAAATGCACTGGATAGACAATTTGAATTTTCGGATAAGAAATCGCAAGTTGCTTTAAAGCATCACAAATATTAATAAAGCCCTGCCCGTGGTTTTCTCTGCGATGTCCCGTAACTAAAATCACCTTCTTTTCTGTATCAATTACACTATTCAACTCAGCCACTTCTGAGTCATAGAAATCAACCGATGTTACTTTGTTGACACTATACTTTAATGCATCTATGACAGTATTTCCAGTAACTAAAATAGTGTTGCTTTCTTTGTTCTCTTTGAGTAGGTTTTTCATTGAGGTAATTGTTGGTGCAAAGTGTACATTTGAAATTACCCCGGTAACACTCCTGTTCATTTCCTCAGGAAAAGGGGACTGCATATCAAAAGTTCTGAGACCAGCTTCTACATGGCATACTTTTACTCCAGCATAAAACGCTGCCAAACTAGATGCCATTGTGGTGGTCGTGTCTCCATGAACATAGACAAAATCAGGCTCGTACTCATCAAATACTGTTTTAAGTTGTGTAATTATAGCTGCTGTGAGCGTATGTAAATTCTGATTTGGTCGCATCAAATCCAAATCATAATCAGGTATGATTTCGAAAAAGCGAAGTACCTGATCCAACATTTCTCTATGCTGAGCCGTTACGCAAACCCGTGTTTCAAAAATATTTGGATGTTTCTGAAATTCCTTTACCAATGGTGCCATTTTAATAGCTTCTGGCCGTGTTCCAAAAACGATAAGATTACGTTTTTTTTTCAATAGAAACTTTTAAGATTTAAAATTCGACCCATTTTAAGTAATATAATACTTAAGTAGTAAGATTGGATGCTCGTTTATTTATCGCAATCAACGCAGAAATACCCAAAAAGAGTAAAAGCAACAGTGAAGGAATCAAAATAACACTTCTTCCAAAAAAAGCTTTTTTCACCTGTTGCGAACTCCCAAAATTAATGATGTTTATAGGGTCTTTTTGTTCTTTAAGCGCTATCTTTTTGAGCTCAATATCATAAATCAATTGATTTTTGAGTTCGAATAAACCCGTAATCTCTGTCTTCTCTTCGGCACTAAATGTAATTCTTTGATTTTTGATTTGTTCACCTTCAGATTCAAGGCTCTTTGTATAAGCAGAAATTAAAATATCTATTTGATCGACAAAAATTTCATTTTTCTCGATACGGTCCAATGCGTTTTGCTTGGCGACCTCTGTTAGGTCTCTAAGGTATGTATTTGCATTAATATATTGCATCACTTTTTCGGCAAAGACCCTACCTTTATCAATATCCTTGAATAGAAATGTAATCATATGGCTAGGTTCACTTCTATTTAAAAGTTCAGATTTAATAACATCTGAAAAATCTTCGTTCCCTTGAAATTTTCCCAAAAGTTCTAAATACGCTAAATTTTCCTCTGCATTTTCTTCCTCTTCCATAGGGGAAATAGCGATTTTAAATTCTCGTAAGCTGGAAGTATCTATACCAATTCTTGTAAAAAACTGGAAATTCTCAGCTCTTAAATTATTCTCTATTTCTTCCACAACATTGTATAGATAATCCTTGCTCTCCAAATTAGGTTTAACAATGACTTCTATCTTC
The nucleotide sequence above comes from Flagellimonas sp. HMM57. Encoded proteins:
- the wecC gene encoding UDP-N-acetyl-D-mannosamine dehydrogenase, whose amino-acid sequence is MDKKPEVVMMGLGYIGLPTAALIAQNKTSVHGVDINPHVVKTINAGKIHIIEPELDKAVESAVEDGYLKADITPVEANNYLIVVPTPFKDKNEPDTSFVHAATEVIIPLLKKGDLYIIESTSPIGTTEKMMQFIFEKRPELKGQLHIAYCPERVLPGNVMFELVNNDRVIGGVDKASTDKAVEFYSQFIKGQLHKTNARTAEMCKLVENSSRDVQIAFANELSLICDKADINVWELIELANKHPRVNILQPGCGVGGHCIAVDPYFIVADYPMESKIIGTAREINNYKSFWCAEKVKNAKLEFEIKHGRKPSIALMGLAFKPNIDDLRESPAKYIVQKVLQNANDEEYFIVEPNIESHKVFKLTNYQEAVERADIVVFLVAHNEFKSIEINEGTVVLDFCGVDKKRILSNNFY
- the wecB gene encoding non-hydrolyzing UDP-N-acetylglucosamine 2-epimerase — translated: MAPLVKEFQKHPNIFETRVCVTAQHREMLDQVLRFFEIIPDYDLDLMRPNQNLHTLTAAIITQLKTVFDEYEPDFVYVHGDTTTTMASSLAAFYAGVKVCHVEAGLRTFDMQSPFPEEMNRSVTGVISNVHFAPTITSMKNLLKENKESNTILVTGNTVIDALKYSVNKVTSVDFYDSEVAELNSVIDTEKKVILVTGHRRENHGQGFINICDALKQLAISYPKIQIVYPVHLNPNVKKPVHEMLGDIDNIKLISPLSYPAFVWLMNKSYMIITDSGGVQEEAPSLGKPVLVMRNTTERPEAVEAGTVILVGTDRQKIILESTKLLEDGQAYSKMSMLHNPYGDGNACKKIVDYISKIQ